A window of Diadema setosum chromosome 2, eeDiaSeto1, whole genome shotgun sequence contains these coding sequences:
- the LOC140243675 gene encoding alkaline serine exoprotease A-like, protein MFLRVLLGLALVLAVSTAPVFHEAPGGGINGQYIVVLKDGIDLQRVVDEFEVDVAAQNVKASILLRFQTLLTGFVAKFDDESVGLRLLMSLPGVEFVEQDKIIHSYEVVGSWGIDRIDQRNLPMDNDMTIDQGFIMVRLAGYGADVNVYVIDTGVNPNHVDFGGRAAPVKDFVDVNGTGIDCNGHGTHCAGTVGSNTYGIARQANLYGIRILSCSGSGAVSSSVAALDWIGAEGKRPAVASMSYGGFYSPSEMRAAERAKELGVVLVAAAGNSNDDACRSSPAGSPDVITVGSTDSEDRRSSFSCWGPCVQLFAPGSSITSLAHDSNDGTKTYSGTSMACPHVAGIAAVLLGRGYSPQQVYAKIISSATLGKVVNPNGTPNLLAYCS, encoded by the exons ATGTTTCTACGAGTTCTTCTGGGTCTCGCCCTTGTCCTGGCGGTGAGCACTGCGCCAGTATTCCATGAAGCTCCTGGGGGTGGAATCAATGGCCAGTATATCGTGGTTTTAAAG GATGGCATCGATTTGCAGCGGGTCGTCGATGAGTTCGAGGTCGATGTCGCTGCGCAGAACGTCAAGGCGTCCATCTTGCTCCGCTTCCAAACTCTCCTCACTGGGTTCGTGGCGAAGTTCGACGACGAAAGCGTCGGACTTCGACTG CTGATGTCGTTACCCGGTGTAGAATTTGTGGAACAGGACAAGATAATCCACTCCTATGAAGTTGTCGGATCGTGGGGTATCGATCGCATAGATCAACGGAACCTGCCGATGGATAATGATATGACAATCGAT CAAGGATTCATAATGGTTCGTCTGGCAGGATATGGGGCAGATGTGAACGTCTACGTTATCGACACTGGCGTCAACCCTAACCATGTCGACTTCGGAGGTCGTGCAGCACCTGTGAAAGACTTTGTTGACGTCAACGGAACG GGTATTGACTGCAATGGCCACGGCACCCACTGTGCAGGGACGGTGGGCAGCAATACGTACGGGATCGCTCGTCAGGCGAATCTCTATGGCATTCGAATTCTGAGCTGCAGTGGGTCTGGCGCTGTGAGTTCATCTGTGGCAG CTCTTGACTGGATTGGCGCAGAGGGCAAGCGACCCGCAGTAGCGTCCATGTCGTATGGAGGCTTTTACTCCCCAAGCGAAATGCGAGCGGCCGAGCGAGCCAAAGAACTGGGTGTGGTGCTCGTTGCGGCTGCGGGAAACAGCAACGATGATGCGTGTCGGTCGTCGCCAGCGGGTAGCCCGGAT GTGATTACCGTTGGTTCTACTGACAGCGAGGACCGTCGCTCTTCCTTCTCTTGCTGGGGTCCCTGCGTACAGCTCTTCGCTCCCGGTTCCAGCATCACGAGCCTTGCCCACGATTCAAACGACGGGACCAAGACGTACAGTGGGACCAGTATGGCCTGCCCCCATGTGGCAG GAATCGCGGCAGTCTTGCTTGGACGAGGATATTCCCCGCAACAAGTCTACGCCAAAATTATCAGCTCGGCAACTCTCGGAAAAGTCGTCAACCCAAATGGAACTCCGAACCTACTCGCTTACTGCTCCTGA